The following proteins are co-located in the Hyperolius riggenbachi isolate aHypRig1 unplaced genomic scaffold, aHypRig1.pri scaffold_523, whole genome shotgun sequence genome:
- the LOC137543932 gene encoding stabilin-1-like — protein MRVIVPAALHEDDDDGNEDDDDDDNDGVGGDDDVLSGHYRGHILRESHTSDWLSAHTDQELDTLDPRTKLVMTVTEGKLKVNGVNVSDEEIPATNGKIFIISQVLFPPLGNIPPPRPGLLQTLSQQGAWDQFKLEIQNSSFIQELEAAQQKYTVFVPDNAAIKTFLNQSGTDHLDPSIIKYHIIQGEALSPADLRNGMHRSSMLGSSYWLMFFKRYNQ, from the exons ATGCGTGTCATAGTTCCAGCCGCACTtcatgaggatgatgatgatgggaatgaggatgatgatgatgatgataatgatggtGTTGGTGGTGATGATGATGTGTTGTCTGGTCATTACAGGGGCCACATCCTCCGGGAATCCCACACATCAGACTGGCTGAGTGCACACACTGACCAGGAGCTGGACACTCTGGACCCCCGGACCAAGCTGGTGATGACTGTCACTGAGGGG AAATTAAAAGTCAACGGTGTGAATGTTAGTGATGAAGAGATCCCCGCTACAAATGGGAAgatttttattatttctcag GTTCTGTTCCCGCCATTAGGGAATATTCCCCCGCCACGCCCAGGACTCCTCCAGACACTGAGCCAACAGGGGGCGTGGGACCAGTTCAAGCTGGAGATTCAG AACTCAAGCTTCATTCAGGAACTGGAAGCTGCTCAACAGAAATATACAGTGTTTGTGCCGGATAACGCCGCAATAAAGACATTTCTCAATCAATCTGGAACTGACCATCTG GATCCCAGCATCATCAAATATCACATTATCCAGGGGGAGGCGCTGTCCCCTGCAGACCTGAGGAATGGGATGCACAGAAGCAGCATGCTTGGCTCCTCCTATTGGCTGATGTTTTTCAAAAGGTACAACCAG